A portion of the Phycisphaerae bacterium genome contains these proteins:
- a CDS encoding DUF438 domain-containing protein — MNTDQTLSDILNRLKAGQANEDIWQEVRELLASASPQDLPHIEAQLREAGLEPQDLRHLCSAHLELFAGAVDRLRQRVPAGHMLDTLVAEHEMILGFLDELEAANRTIQSMDRFDPQRDEFDTLRHLAEHLVETEKHHQREEDVLFPEVEAHGLTGPSDVMRLEHEEMRPINRELRELADSAESIDFDWFKNRLNAMTEALVPTLREHIAKENNVLYPAALEAIDSPERWEQMRQRCDQIGYCCFTPASGRV; from the coding sequence TCTCAACCGCCTCAAGGCTGGCCAAGCGAATGAGGACATTTGGCAGGAGGTCCGAGAACTGCTCGCCTCGGCTTCGCCGCAAGACCTCCCGCACATCGAAGCCCAACTCCGCGAAGCGGGCCTCGAGCCGCAAGACCTGCGCCACCTCTGTTCTGCCCATCTGGAGCTCTTTGCCGGCGCGGTCGATCGGCTTCGCCAGCGGGTGCCGGCGGGCCACATGTTGGATACGCTGGTGGCTGAGCACGAGATGATTCTGGGATTCCTCGATGAGCTGGAGGCGGCCAACCGCACGATCCAGTCGATGGACCGGTTCGATCCGCAGCGGGACGAGTTCGACACGCTCCGCCACCTGGCTGAGCACCTGGTCGAGACAGAGAAGCACCATCAGCGGGAGGAGGACGTGCTGTTTCCGGAGGTCGAGGCCCACGGCCTGACCGGTCCCAGCGACGTGATGCGGCTCGAACACGAAGAAATGCGGCCGATCAATCGCGAACTGCGGGAGCTGGCCGATTCGGCTGAAAGCATCGATTTCGACTGGTTCAAGAACCGCCTCAACGCGATGACCGAGGCGCTGGTTCCGACCCTCCGCGAGCACATCGCCAAGGAGAACAACGTGCTCTACCCAGCCGCTCTCGAGGCGATCGACAGCCCCGAACGCTGGGAGCAGATGCGCCAGCGCTGCGACCAGATCGGCTATTGCTGCTTTACGCCGGCAAGCGGACGGGTCTAG